The Coccidioides posadasii str. Silveira chromosome 2, complete sequence genomic interval CCCCCGTTCAAAGCTAGTGTGGACTCGAAAGCTCACGATACACCGATATTTTGTCGGCGAATTCATCATACCACTATGGACATTACGTCAATGCATACCCATCATAGGTCACTTTTACCCTTCTCCAAGGATGACTGCCTGCTGTGCTCTCCCTAAATAGAGTATGCGATATCCGACCATTTTCTTCCTGGGCATTCTATATGCGAGGAGCAATATGTAGATCACAACTTATGGTCGTCGTGGCTTGAGCTGGCTTGATGGAGACGGAACAAGGAGACCTTCCTGAACTGCGCTGGTTCATATCTTTCCGAATTTTCCATATGTTTTTCTACAAGATCTTCTGTTGCATTATTCTTTCTCATTCTAGCTTTTCTGATTCTTTCCGGGCGATGTCCTCTCCGTTAAACCCTGTCAGTGTCAAAATCTCCAAGCCATGCAAGGGTGCAACCGTTGCATAAGCACTGCATTTGCACTTATCGTTAATGAGCATTATTATGGAATCTGAGAAGGGGTATGATATCGTTCGTTTGGGCCTTTATTTCCGGGTTTTCGAAGACGTAAGTGAACAGGCAATTAGGGATTCGATATAGTAATTTGTATCGGTAAATCTCGCATAAGCGCCATATACCGCTTCATctccagagaagaaagatgtTTACGACCATTCTTTTTCGCATTCTTGCCAGGCGCACTATATTCTTGGAGTAGAGCGTAATCAAACCATATTATTCCTCAGGCTTAGCTAGGCAGTTGCTTAACGGTACATTTAAATGGGAAAACTGGTTAATTAACAGATATTATGAGGCGAGAAAAGCCATAATATAATCCAAATACAATAGCCTCAAGGATTAGTGTGTCCATCTCTAGAAGTAGGTACGAATAGAGGCAGAAACGTATCCAACGCCCCCTCCCCAGCCAGAAATAAGCCAAAACCCTATCAAAAAGGTGATATCTTTCCGAAGTCCTTTCAAAATCCACGACTGACCTCCACCAGACCATCCTTTAACTTGGAAATAGCCACCCACGGCGGCGCAAATAGCCGAAGCTCGTCTAGAGCTGGTATGGATCCAAGCTGATTGGCATCGCTCCATAAGCACACCACCCTGCCGTGTAGCTCATCCATGTCCTCTGCATCCCACTGAACATCTACGGTCCAGACATTCTCCCATGTGCGACTCCAGAGTCTTATTTCCGAAATACCTTGTGGAAGGGTATGTGGCATTCGATCGTCCAACGCAGAGCCCGGGAGGGAGTAGTCTCGGATCGGACGTTCGAAATTAACTCTACAGGCGCGCGTGTTTTTGCCAGAGACGTGGAGGCGGGCGTGGAGGACGGGTGTGTCTTTGGTTTCCTGGGATGATGGTTTGGAGATGTTGAAGGATAGCCATCTGTCGGTCGGTTCGTCTTGTACGACTTCAGGGGCGAGGCCTGGCCAAGAGCATTTTCTGCGTCCTGAGTCTAATTCGGAATCGCAAgatatattttctttggagGCGCTTGGGATCGCGCGGATGATGTCTTGGACATACGGATCGACGCCAGTGAGAGAAACTTGGTTGCGGCCGGTGTCCAGATTGAGCTCTTGGACAAAGAATATTTTCAAGCGATTTTCAGCAGAGAAAGGGAAGGCAGCGAGGTTGTATATTAGCGTGGCGATGAAGACAAGGAGGAGAAATGTTGGAACATGATATGTAAATCGATGAAtaaaaggagaaagaggaaTTAAAAGCAGCACGGAAAACACAGCGATGGCGATATATACCACAAGAAGCCCAACTCCATCCGCGCCGACTTGATTCATGGCTGAGGTCAAGAAGAGACCCAATTGCCCGATGAACATAATAACAACAGGGCCGACGAATAGGAACTGCAGAACCCATGTCCATGTAGGTAAGCTTGCGCTCCATTTCTGCTCTTCGCCGAAAACACCAGTTTCAGAGTGATCTTCATAAGTCCCGGATTCACTAGAAGCTAGGTCCCTTCCTGTCCTTGTATAATTAGCGAAGGTCGTTCTGCGTTGTCTACCAAGCAGAGATGAAGATTCAGTTGGCTCTTCTTCGCCATCGTAGATTTCGCCATTGTTATCACCACCGGTTGGCAGCTCATCTGCTGAAGGAGAAAGGATTCGGCTACTTCGATTGCTACCTAATCGGCTCGGGTACTGGCTCTGCTCACGAGCATACTGGGTCTTGTTCGGTAACGCGAAAAGCTCGAGATAAGAGATCAAAGTGGCCAAAAATGTCCCGGCAAAGTAAAAGACGATAAAATAGCCAGCAGCAATATCATGTTGATTCACATACACTGTGCTAATTACTAGCAAGACCCACATAACGAGGAGCTGCCAGGTGAACGTGTAAGCTCTATGCAATGCAGACGGTCTGAAAAAGTCGGCAATGCAGGAAAGGAACCAAGTCATGAATATCCAGGAAGATAGCATCATACTCCAGACAGCATAGCTGCTGCTGTGGACGATGAAGGGGTTGACTTTTGCCAACAAGTATGAAAGCCCGATTAGGATTCCGGATGAGACGACAAGGATTATGGGGTAGCGGAACAAGCCACGAAGACCTCGGACGGAGACTTTCTCCTTGGTTTCAGGGATCGTTTCGTGGATCGAAAATAAGTACATCTTGTCCATTTTGCTCAAGATTATCCCTATGACAAAAAGGACAATAGGGCAGACCACAAGGAGGGTTACGGAGATTGCAAATAGGGTATGAAGGCGGAACACTGCAAAGGATGACCCGAAGAGGTCAAACCATACGCCATGCGTGCCCACTCCGCTGTTGACCATGCCTTTTCCCGGAGCTCGCCCGTCGAATTCGCTACCAGTGTAAGAAACAAGACCTTTGGTGGTAGCAATGGCCGCAGATAGCATATGCCAGACGGAGTCAATGCTTGTGTGCCGCACATCATCCTGGTCCGTGTGGTATCGAGCTCGAGGCTCAATGAACGCAACATCAAGGCCTCTCAGACCTAGAACACCTTTAAAAACGGCGTAATCAGTCTCGCTACGGATAAGACCCATCTTAAACCCGTCTGCAGCGAGTACTGAGCCAAATGGGTGGGGAGAAGATTTATAGAATCTTGTAACTTCAGTATCCGTTGTTCGGAACAAAGCAGCGCGCCCTCCTGCACCAGCACCCTCTAAATTCAAAAAGGTGTGTGTATACTTCGACAGCGGGTGCTGGCTATACGCGCGGGCGCCGTTAAGATAATCTTCTTCTCCATTGTTCAGAAGGAGAACAAGGCCTTTTCGGGGCAGATTCCCAGGAGAAGTGAAGAACTTGATGAGCTGGAGAACGCTCACGACTCCCACCCCATCATCGGTAGCGCCGAAACCAGTTGACACACTGTCATAGTGGGCATTGACAAGCACACCTCCTTTCCCTTTTGGTTTGCCACCGGGAGAGTCCCACCAATTCTCTTTGTCATCCTCAAGGCCCCGGATATAAACGATGATATTTTTGCCCTCGAAGTAAACTCCCGTGATAGGTTTGTTGCCAACTCCACCGCCCGAAAAGGTCAAGTTGGATTGCTGGTCATCAAACACGAACACGTCCGGAGCCACGCTACCCATCGCATCGTCCTCGTGCGCCTTGCGGGACGCGTCCAAAATGTGACCGACACGTTGGAGAAGCCATTGATGGATCTCGTCGTTTCTGTGGCTGTTATATGGATGAAAGCCGCTAGTTAGGTGCTGGAGGTCGTTCCATGCTTCGGAAAGGTCTACGCCCTTCGGATTCGACTTTGGTGCTGAGGGAACGATGGTATGGACGAGCAGGAGCGGAATGAGAAGCGCGAGGTACACGAGCGATGATATCACCGTCACTGGCCCGGGCGTGAAGGCGATCAGGTTGAATCGGCGTCGCGTTGTCGACGACATCTTGGGCGCATCACCCGTCGGGAAGAAACCTGGATCCAGTTCAGATATCGCAGACTCTCCATCGACGAGGAGAGGGCCTCTGCGCACGAGCAGGTTGCGGGGATCGGTCGAACGTCGCATTTCTCCCGTCGCGAGAGCGGAGAATTGCGGCAGTAAAACAGCTCAGCTTGCACGTGACGCCTAGGTCGATGTTTGCTTGGCAGTCAAACATCCAGCCGGCTGGGGATTCTTAACGGGCGTTGCAGGACAGGAAGATCcttatttatcttcttctaccGAATGCTCCGTACAGCGTACTCCTTTTGGTTTACGAATTCTATTGGCAAACTATAGACACCGCTCTCGTGTCCTCTTtatggaaaaaaaaaatttatgTACAGTTCATGGGTATCATTCAGAAACATGTAACTCTACTCCATAAGTCTTCCGTATCCAAAACAGGATTTCTTTGGGGTGTGTGGCTATGGGTGGACGGAAGAATAAAGACCGggcatacggagtacattcgCACCGTGTAGTTATGCCGAACCCCATTTTCCCAGTCTTCCACAAGGCCATCCTTTATAATCGAggtttctttctttctttctttcttcttcttctccctcacGGCAACCATTCATGACGAATGCCAGCTTGGAAGGCTGTGTGCCCGGCTGGTTCTTGG includes:
- a CDS encoding uncharacterized protein (EggNog:ENOG410PIZ5~COG:O~TransMembrane:9 (i49-76o432-454i484-506o518-538i550-571o577-598i710-732o744-764i771-792o)~MEROPS:MER0001911~BUSCO:1375at33183), which translates into the protein MRRSTDPRNLLVRRGPLLVDGESAISELDPGFFPTGDAPKMSSTTRRRFNLIAFTPGPVTVISSLVYLALLIPLLLVHTIVPSAPKSNPKGVDLSEAWNDLQHLTSGFHPYNSHRNDEIHQWLLQRVGHILDASRKAHEDDAMGSVAPDVFVFDDQQSNLTFSGGGVGNKPITGVYFEGKNIIVYIRGLEDDKENWWDSPGGKPKGKGGVLVNAHYDSVSTGFGATDDGVGVVSVLQLIKFFTSPGNLPRKGLVLLLNNGEEDYLNGARAYSQHPLSKYTHTFLNLEGAGAGGRAALFRTTDTEVTRFYKSSPHPFGSVLAADGFKMGLIRSETDYAVFKGVLGLRGLDVAFIEPRARYHTDQDDVRHTSIDSVWHMLSAAIATTKGLVSYTGSEFDGRAPGKGMVNSGVGTHGVWFDLFGSSFAVFRLHTLFAISVTLLVVCPIVLFVIGIILSKMDKMYLFSIHETIPETKEKVSVRGLRGLFRYPIILVVSSGILIGLSYLLAKVNPFIVHSSSYAVWSMMLSSWIFMTWFLSCIADFFRPSALHRAYTFTWQLLVMWVLLVISTVYVNQHDIAAGYFIVFYFAGTFLATLISYLELFALPNKTQYAREQSQYPSRLGSNRSSRILSPSADELPTGGDNNGEIYDGEEEPTESSSLLGRQRRTTFANYTRTGRDLASSESGTYEDHSETGVFGEEQKWSASLPTWTWVLQFLFVGPVVIMFIGQLGLFLTSAMNQVGADGVGLLVVYIAIAVFSVLLLIPLSPFIHRFTYHVPTFLLLVFIATLIYNLAAFPFSAENRLKIFFVQELNLDTGRNQVSLTGVDPYVQDIIRAIPSASKENISCDSELDSGRRKCSWPGLAPEVVQDEPTDRWLSFNISKPSSQETKDTPVLHARLHVSGKNTRACRVNFERPIRDYSLPGSALDDRMPHTLPQGISEIRLWSRTWENVWTVDVQWDAEDMDELHGRVVCLWSDANQLGSIPALDELRLFAPPWVAISKLKDGLVEVSRGF